In Asanoa sp. WMMD1127, one genomic interval encodes:
- a CDS encoding LysR family transcriptional regulator codes for MLNVTHLRVLEAVARLGSVTEAAKELRYSQPSVSHHLGRLEAATGAKLIQRVGRGVRLTPEGELLARRAAEILGRLDAASVELAARVGLRAGRVRLAGFQTVLSTLVPKAAAVLAQCHPGIELNIVDAHPADGLRMLRAGKVDIALIFRNADTPPDEADGFRLTHLLDDPLFLVSDRPRQRLEDHRDSAWVGGCERCRAATTAACARAGFTPRIAYFCDDTVITQALVAAGMGVAIVNGLALRAHRSPGVHATPLPDTPRKIYAAVYGDPPDPPATTALIDILAALP; via the coding sequence ATGCTGAACGTGACCCACCTCAGGGTGTTGGAGGCGGTCGCCCGGCTGGGCTCGGTGACCGAAGCCGCGAAGGAGCTTCGCTACTCCCAACCGTCGGTCAGTCACCACTTAGGACGGTTGGAGGCCGCCACCGGCGCCAAGCTGATCCAGCGCGTCGGCCGCGGCGTCCGGCTCACCCCGGAGGGCGAGCTGCTGGCGCGGCGGGCGGCCGAGATCCTCGGGCGCCTCGACGCCGCGTCGGTCGAGCTGGCCGCCCGCGTCGGTCTGCGCGCCGGCCGCGTGCGCCTCGCGGGTTTCCAGACGGTGCTCAGCACCCTGGTGCCGAAGGCGGCCGCCGTGCTCGCCCAGTGCCACCCCGGGATCGAGCTCAACATCGTCGACGCCCACCCGGCCGACGGCCTGCGGATGCTGCGGGCCGGCAAGGTCGACATCGCCCTGATCTTCCGCAACGCCGACACCCCGCCGGACGAGGCCGACGGCTTCCGCCTCACCCACCTGCTGGACGACCCGCTGTTCCTGGTCAGCGACCGGCCGCGGCAGCGGCTCGAGGACCACCGCGACTCGGCCTGGGTCGGCGGCTGCGAGCGCTGCCGGGCCGCCACGACCGCCGCCTGCGCGCGCGCCGGCTTCACGCCGCGCATCGCCTACTTCTGCGACGACACCGTCATCACCCAGGCGCTCGTCGCCGCGGGCATGGGCGTCGCGATCGTCAACGGCCTCGCCCTGCGCGCCCACCGATCGCCGGGCGTCCATGCCACGCCGCTCCCGGACACACCCCGAAAGATCTACGCCGCGGTGTACGGGGATCCGCCCGACCCACCCGCCACCACCGCGCTGATCGACATCCTGGCGGCGCTGCCCTGA